A part of Ziziphus jujuba cultivar Dongzao chromosome 8, ASM3175591v1 genomic DNA contains:
- the LOC107413654 gene encoding rhomboid-like protein 19, translating into MSTPSLSGGTGAFSGFTRLCKGLAVVLVGGHIVVQVLPQAVDYLALIPARTIPFGWNLITAGYIEQSVYGVVASTLGLLFLGKLLEPIWGSKEFLKFIFVVNFLTSVCVFITAIALYYVTRQENYLYMPLSGFHGILSGFLVGIKQIIPDQELPLIKIKAKWLPSLSVLLSIAISFFTAESATYLPTIIFGTYMGWIYLRYWQRKQETKLKGDPSDDFAFSTFFPEFLRPIIDPIATIFHRMLCGRSEDSTDAQGYTLGGAPLPGSDPIEASRRRERGARALEERLAADRLAAARGAEELERDASQNV; encoded by the exons ATGAGCACTCCATCACTCTCAGGG GGCACCGGCGCCTTCTCTGGATTCACTAGGTTGTGCAAGGGCCTCGCTGTGGTACTCGTCGGAGGACACATTGTGGTTCAGGTTTTGCCTCAGGCCGTTGACTATCTTGCTCTCATTCCCGCCAG GACGATTCCTTTCGGCTGGAACCTCATAACCGCTGGTTACATTGAGCAATCAGTATATGGG GTCGTTGCCAGTACCCTTGGTCTTCTTTTCTTAGGGAAGCTTCTTGAGCCCATATGGGGTTCCAAGGAATTTTTGAAGTTCATCTTTGTCGTTAACTTTCTGACTTCTGTATGCGTTTTCATAACTGCTATTGCTTTGTACTACGTTACAAGGCAGGAAAACTACCT TTATATGCCTCTTTCAGGCTTCCATGGGATCCTTTCAGGATTCTTGGTTGGCATCAAGCAAATCATACCTGATCAAGAATTGCccttaatcaaaataaaagctaaG TGGTTACCATCTCTCTCAGTGTTGCTGTCCATTGCCATAAGCTTCTTTACTGCAGAATCTGCAACATATCTTCCAACCATAATATTTGGTACGTATATGGGCTGGATTTATCTCAGATACTGGCAGAGGAAACAGGAAACAAAACTTAAGGGTGATCCAAGTGATGATTTTGCATTTTCAACATTCTTCCCTGAGTTTTTAAG ACCAATAATTGATCCCATTGCAACTATATTCCATCGGATGCTCTGTGGAAGATCTGAAGATTCTACTGATGCCCAGGGATATACCCTTGGAGGTGCTCCATTGCCTGGTTCTGATCCTATTGAGGCTTCTAGAAGGAG GGAAAGGGGAGCTCGTGCACTGGAAGAAAGGCTGGCAGCTGACAGATTGGCTGCTGCACGGGGTGCAGAAGAGTTGGAAAGAGATGCCTCACAAAATGTTTGA